The following are encoded together in the Actinoplanes sp. N902-109 genome:
- a CDS encoding Ig-like domain-containing protein produces MRTTIQAVKVVQLRLILVAVLLITTALLSAPAWQPEASASEPIPARAPVTVSLTYDDGTDDQLEAADIMAQHGVTGTFYLNSSRFGAPGRLNADEARALQSAGNEIGGHSVTHADLPTLTADEQKRQICNDRSSLLAQGLRVTNFAYPYGDDSPETQQIVAACGYNSARVVGDIVSPGSCSGCPFAEQIPPTNRYSIRTPDSIKPRISLVDMQNYVLQAEQGGGGWVVIVMHRVCDDCDPYAVTPAKLDAFLSWLTPRAADGTVVRTVAEVVGGDVQPSVTGPVPPPRDVTAGLLHNQSMDADTSGDGIPDCWQRGGYGDNSWAWANSSTPHSAPAAMQVSISSFTSGDRRIMTPQDLGACAPEIVPGHTYQMKAWYQSVGTSRLVAYYRDKSNRWVYLSQGPFLAPAATWRETTWTTPELPDAASALSVGLSLRSTGRIVADDFSLTDTDQIAPTVELTSPVDGSRMRGTVTVAADAADASGVDHVDFLLDGVLACSARSAPYRCTVDTTAHPDTVIAITARAVDTAGNTALSLGRNYTISNSVPPDSIAPSVTLAGPDPGSSVSQTVTLSAVASDNDSVSRVLFYVDGAFVAAVRSEPYTVQWDSSAHPDGPATIEAKALDISGNLGFSLQRTVTVDNYRLDSTTPVTTMACDGTVCGADWYAEPVQVSFAATDTGSGVEHVAYTLDGTDPAAGNGSIYSEPFTVSSSATVKYRAMDRAGNLEAVHAFDLAVDSTAPEARVAAPAAGDTVSAVTYLKAAVADSNGVARVYFYLDGKLLGSRIVTPFQWKWDPATVSPGTHTVQVTAVDPARNQTKSEAVTFTVS; encoded by the coding sequence ATGCGAACAACGATCCAAGCCGTCAAGGTGGTTCAGCTGCGGCTGATCCTGGTGGCGGTTCTCCTGATAACCACCGCTCTGCTCAGCGCACCGGCCTGGCAACCCGAGGCGTCCGCGAGCGAGCCCATACCGGCCAGAGCCCCGGTAACGGTGTCCCTCACGTACGACGACGGCACCGACGACCAGCTCGAAGCGGCCGACATCATGGCTCAGCACGGGGTGACCGGGACGTTCTACCTCAACTCCAGCCGCTTCGGCGCGCCGGGACGCCTGAACGCTGACGAGGCCCGGGCGCTGCAGTCCGCGGGCAACGAGATCGGTGGCCACAGCGTCACCCATGCCGACCTGCCGACGCTGACCGCCGACGAGCAGAAACGGCAGATCTGCAACGATCGGTCCAGCCTGCTGGCACAGGGGCTGCGGGTGACGAACTTCGCCTACCCGTACGGGGATGACAGTCCCGAGACACAGCAGATCGTCGCCGCCTGTGGCTACAACTCCGCCCGCGTCGTGGGCGACATCGTCTCTCCGGGCAGCTGCAGCGGCTGCCCTTTCGCCGAGCAGATCCCCCCGACGAACCGGTACAGCATCCGCACGCCGGACTCGATCAAGCCGCGGATCTCGCTTGTCGACATGCAGAACTACGTGCTGCAGGCCGAACAGGGTGGCGGCGGCTGGGTGGTGATCGTCATGCACCGGGTCTGCGACGACTGCGACCCGTACGCGGTGACGCCGGCCAAACTGGACGCGTTCTTGTCCTGGCTGACTCCGCGGGCGGCCGATGGCACGGTGGTCAGAACGGTCGCCGAGGTCGTCGGCGGAGATGTGCAGCCGTCGGTCACCGGCCCGGTCCCGCCGCCTCGCGACGTGACGGCCGGGCTGTTGCACAACCAGTCGATGGACGCCGACACCAGCGGTGACGGTATCCCCGACTGCTGGCAGCGCGGCGGGTACGGCGACAACTCCTGGGCTTGGGCCAACTCGAGCACCCCGCACAGTGCGCCGGCCGCCATGCAGGTGTCGATCAGCTCGTTCACCAGCGGCGACCGGCGCATCATGACCCCGCAGGACCTCGGCGCCTGCGCCCCCGAGATCGTCCCCGGCCACACGTATCAGATGAAGGCCTGGTACCAGTCGGTCGGCACGAGCCGGTTGGTGGCGTACTACCGCGACAAGTCGAACCGCTGGGTGTATCTCTCGCAAGGGCCGTTCCTCGCTCCGGCCGCGACCTGGCGCGAGACGACCTGGACGACACCGGAGCTACCTGACGCCGCATCGGCCCTCTCGGTCGGGCTGTCGCTGCGCTCAACCGGCCGGATCGTGGCCGACGACTTCTCGCTGACGGACACCGATCAGATCGCCCCGACCGTGGAGCTGACCTCGCCGGTCGACGGCTCCCGCATGCGCGGAACGGTCACGGTGGCAGCCGATGCCGCTGACGCATCCGGCGTCGACCACGTCGATTTCCTGCTGGACGGGGTGCTGGCCTGCAGCGCGCGTTCTGCGCCGTACCGGTGCACGGTCGACACCACGGCGCACCCCGACACGGTCATCGCGATCACCGCCAGGGCGGTGGACACCGCCGGCAACACGGCCCTGTCCCTTGGCCGCAACTACACGATCTCCAACTCGGTGCCGCCGGACAGCATCGCTCCCAGCGTCACACTGGCCGGCCCGGATCCCGGGAGTTCGGTGTCGCAGACAGTGACATTGAGCGCGGTGGCGTCCGACAACGACTCGGTGAGCCGGGTGTTGTTCTACGTCGACGGCGCCTTCGTCGCGGCCGTTCGCTCGGAGCCGTACACCGTGCAGTGGGACTCGAGCGCCCATCCGGACGGACCCGCCACGATCGAGGCGAAGGCGCTCGACATCTCCGGCAACCTGGGCTTCTCCCTGCAGCGCACCGTCACGGTGGACAACTATCGGCTGGACTCCACCACGCCGGTCACCACGATGGCCTGTGACGGGACAGTGTGCGGCGCAGACTGGTACGCCGAGCCGGTGCAGGTCTCCTTCGCGGCAACCGACACCGGGTCCGGGGTCGAGCACGTGGCTTACACACTCGACGGCACCGATCCGGCCGCCGGCAACGGCTCCATCTACAGCGAACCCTTCACCGTGTCGTCGTCGGCGACGGTCAAATACCGGGCAATGGACCGGGCGGGCAATCTCGAAGCGGTTCACGCATTCGATCTCGCCGTGGACAGCACTGCCCCCGAAGCGAGGGTTGCCGCGCCGGCAGCAGGTGACACGGTCTCCGCTGTGACGTATCTGAAAGCTGCCGTAGCGGACTCGAACGGCGTGGCACGGGTCTATTTCTACCTCGACGGCAAGTTGCTGGGCAGCCGCATCGTGACGCCTTTCCAGTGGAAGTGGGATCCCGCGACGGTGTCCCCGGGGACGCACACGGTGCAGGTGACGGCGGTTGACCCGGCCAGGAATCAAACCAAGTCAGAAGCGGTGACCTTCACGGTCTCCTGA
- a CDS encoding glycosyltransferase, whose amino-acid sequence MRHPLMEDTGFEDATATRPLLGARTPRPPGRPPVPVALELVLPVLDAEHDIADRLAQVTSCLLTLGVPAAVAVVDGGSSDRTIEAVDDFAAGSLVPIRVLGCSTPGWSAAARRGIGTSRARWVGFGDPGAFTVELDHAMRLLTEGKHIVCLGAAGRRITLAHRSVAELFLDEDVPQLRDIPQHAGIRITAHGRSRIAGKLEDSTVVLTRIES is encoded by the coding sequence ATGCGACATCCTCTCATGGAGGACACCGGATTCGAGGACGCGACGGCGACCCGTCCGCTCCTGGGCGCACGGACCCCGCGCCCGCCGGGCCGGCCGCCCGTGCCGGTCGCGCTGGAGCTGGTGCTGCCGGTGCTGGACGCCGAGCACGACATCGCCGACCGGCTCGCCCAGGTGACGTCGTGCCTGCTCACCCTGGGCGTACCGGCCGCCGTCGCGGTGGTCGACGGCGGGTCGAGCGACCGCACGATCGAGGCGGTGGACGACTTCGCGGCCGGCTCGCTGGTGCCGATCCGGGTGCTGGGCTGCTCGACGCCCGGCTGGAGTGCCGCCGCCCGCCGCGGCATCGGCACGAGCCGCGCCCGCTGGGTCGGCTTCGGTGATCCGGGGGCGTTCACCGTCGAACTCGACCACGCCATGCGGCTGCTCACCGAGGGCAAGCACATCGTCTGCCTGGGGGCGGCCGGCCGGCGGATCACCTTGGCCCACCGGTCGGTCGCCGAGCTGTTCCTGGACGAGGACGTGCCGCAGCTCCGGGACATCCCGCAGCACGCCGGCATCCGGATCACCGCGCACGGCCGCAGCCGCATCGCCGGCAAGCTCGAGGACAGCACCGTCGTGCTGACCCGGATCGAGTCGTGA
- a CDS encoding VOC family protein has protein sequence MNFVSIRVISADVARLAGFYEQLLGVPVQWTNDDFAQLVTGTATLAMGSTRTVGPFARPASNGSVIIEFLVDDPDEIFHKLPEGVEVVQEPTTMPWGNRSLLVRDPDGTVVNLFSRP, from the coding sequence ATGAACTTCGTTTCGATCCGCGTCATCAGTGCCGACGTCGCCCGGCTGGCCGGTTTCTACGAGCAGCTGCTCGGGGTGCCGGTGCAGTGGACCAACGACGACTTCGCCCAGCTCGTCACCGGCACGGCCACGCTGGCCATGGGCAGCACCCGGACCGTCGGCCCGTTCGCCCGGCCCGCCTCGAACGGCTCGGTCATCATCGAGTTCCTGGTCGACGACCCGGACGAGATCTTCCACAAGCTTCCGGAGGGCGTGGAGGTCGTTCAGGAGCCCACCACGATGCCGTGGGGCAATCGCTCGTTGCTGGTACGCGACCCCGACGGCACCGTGGTGAACCTGTTCAGCCGGCCCTGA
- a CDS encoding L-type lectin-domain containing protein, with product MRKRWAHLTAATLAAALAGTGLSTPALANPGPKKVISYAGFTGATGLHLVGSAGIHGDSLRLTSDTKRLAGAAWARPKINAKQSFETAFDLEMTGEVGHADGVAFVLQNDGRAEMGGYGGSIGYGGMTHSVAIEFDTFKNPEDVDNNHIAVVTGGASDAAQPIVAPSPIMMFGQAIRVRITWLADTRTLKVRVKAAGSDQEIKVLDRKFDLRQALGWTKAFAGFTGGTGEDVSVQEINNWSVKVW from the coding sequence ATGCGAAAACGCTGGGCACATCTGACGGCCGCCACCTTGGCCGCCGCCCTGGCCGGCACCGGACTCTCCACCCCCGCGCTCGCAAACCCGGGACCGAAGAAGGTCATCAGCTACGCCGGCTTCACCGGCGCGACCGGCCTGCACCTGGTGGGCAGCGCCGGCATCCACGGCGACAGCCTGCGCCTGACCAGCGACACCAAGCGGCTGGCGGGCGCGGCCTGGGCCCGGCCGAAGATCAACGCCAAGCAGTCCTTCGAGACCGCGTTCGATCTCGAGATGACCGGCGAGGTGGGCCACGCCGACGGCGTCGCGTTCGTGCTGCAGAACGACGGGCGCGCGGAGATGGGCGGCTACGGCGGCAGCATCGGCTACGGCGGCATGACCCACAGCGTCGCCATCGAGTTCGACACCTTCAAGAACCCCGAGGACGTGGACAACAACCACATCGCGGTGGTCACCGGCGGCGCGTCGGACGCGGCCCAGCCGATCGTGGCACCCAGCCCGATCATGATGTTCGGCCAGGCCATCCGGGTCCGGATCACCTGGCTGGCCGACACCAGGACCCTCAAGGTGCGGGTCAAGGCGGCCGGCTCCGACCAGGAGATCAAGGTTCTGGACCGCAAGTTCGACCTCCGCCAGGCGCTGGGCTGGACGAAGGCCTTCGCGGGCTTCACCGGCGGCACCGGCGAGGACGTCTCGGTCCAGGAGATCAACAACTGGTCCGTCAAGGTCTGGTAA